A window of the Leishmania infantum JPCM5 genome chromosome 18 genome harbors these coding sequences:
- the GSK3 gene encoding glycogen synthase kinase 3 produces the protein MSLNAADAADERSRKEMDRFQVERMAGQGTFGTVQLGKEKSTGMSVAIKKVIQDPRFRNRELQIMQDLAVLHHPNIVQLQSYFYTLGERDRRDIYLNVVMEYVPDTLHRCCRNYYRRQVAPPPILIKVFLFQLIRSIGCLHLPSVNVCHRDIKPHNVLVNEADGTLKLCDFGSAKKLSPSEPNVAYICSRYYRAPELIFGNQHYTTSVDIWSVGCIFAEMMLGEPIFRGDNSAGQLHEIVRVLGCPSREVLRKLNPSHTDVDLYNSKGIPWSSVFCDHSLKDAKEAYDLLSALLQYLPEDRMKPYEALCHPYFDELHDSATKLPNNKDLPEDLFRFLPSEIEVMSEAQKAKLVRK, from the coding sequence ATGTCGCTCAACGCTGCCGATGCCGCGGACGAACGAAGTCGCAAGGAGATGGACCGGTTCCAGGTGGAGCGCATGGCTGGGCAGGGTACATTCGGCACAGTGCAACTAGGGAAGGAGAAGTCGACAGGCATGAGCGTGGCGATCAAAAAGGTTATCCAAGACCCGCGCTTCCGCAACCGCGAGCTGCAGATCATGCAGGACCTCGCCGTGCTGCACCACCCCAACATCGTCCAGCTCCAGAGCTACTTCTACACCCTGGGTGAGCGCGACCGCCGCGACATCTACCTCAATGTCGTGATGGAGTACGTGCCGGATacgctgcaccgctgctgccgcaacTACTACCGCCGTCAagtggcgccaccgccgatcCTGATCAAGGTCTTTCTTTTTCAGCTGATCCGAAGTATCGGGTGCTTGCACCTGCCCTCCGTAAACGTGTGCCACCGCGACATCAAGCCACACAATGTGCTCGTTAACGAGGCGGACGGCACACTGAAGCTGTGCGATTTTGGCAGTGCGAAGAAACTCTCGCCGTCGGAGCCGAACGTGGCATACATCTGCTCTCGTTACTACCGAGCCCCTGAGCTCATCTTCGGTAACCAGCACTACACGACCTCGGTCGACATCTGGTCGGTGGGGTGTATCTTTGCTGAGATGATGCTTGGCGAGCCCATCTTCCGCGGCGACAACAGCGCCGGCCAGCTGCACGAAattgtgcgcgtgctcggCTGCCCCTcgcgcgaggtgctgcgtAAGCTGAATCCGTCGCACACGGACGTGGATCTATACAATAGCAAGGGCATCCCGTGGAGCAGCGTTTTCTGTGATCATTCGCTGAAGGACGCCAAGGAGGCGTACGATCTTCTtagtgcgctgctgcagtacTTGCCGGAGGATCGCATGAAGCCTTACGAAGCACTGTGCCATCCGTACTTTGACGAGCTTCACGACTCCGCCACGAAGCTGCCGAATAACAAGGATCTCCCGGAAGACCTCTTCCGCTTCCTGCCGAGCGAGATCGAGGTCATGAGCGAAGCGCAGAAGGCCAAGCTGGTTCGCAAGTAG
- the GPI8 gene encoding putative GPI-anchor transamidase subunit 8 (GPI8) — translation MTFPTRCTATTLLVVVLVLTASSCLSDAYAAVMNAAAAAASAPLEATGKGQSNNWAVIVSSSRYLFNYRHTANALTMYHLLRQHGIDDDHILLFLSDSFACDPRNVYPAEIFSQPPGERDANGHASMNLYGCSAQVDYAGSDVDVRRFLSVLQGRYDENTPPTRRLLSDDKSNIIIYVAGHGAKSFFKFQDTEFLSSSDISETLMMMHQQRRYGRIVFLADTCHAIALCEHVEAPNVLCLAASDAESESYSCQYDEQLGTHMVSFWMNEMYSLLNGTSCSNPLTRRIGNDAVSVLHQSWYNFNYHPYRVEASRNRSKPAHRDAVNDPTALREWIVADFVCGRVPAAVPVGVRYDLE, via the coding sequence ATGACGTTTCCAACACGGTGTACCGCGACGACGTTGCTGGTCGTTGTTCTTGTTCTCACCGCCTCGTCCTGTTTGTCAGACGCGTATGCTGCGGTCatgaacgccgccgcggccgccgcgtctgcgccgctggaggcgacAGGCAAGGGCCAGAGCAACAACTGGGCTGTCATCGTCTCTTCCTCGCGGTACCTCTTCAACTACCGCCACACCGCCAATGCGCTTACCATGTACCACCTCTTGCGTCAACacggcatcgacgacgaccaTATTCTTCTCTTTTTGAGTGACAGCTTCGCCTGCGATCCACGAAATGTGTACCCTGCGGAGATCTTTTCGCAGCCCCCAGGAGAGCGCGACGCGAATGGGCACGCGAGCATGAATCTGtacggctgcagcgcgcaagTGGACTACGCGGGCAGCGACGTGGACGTGCGCCGCTTTCTAAGTGTGTTGCAGGGCCGCTATGACGAGAACACGCCGCCCACGCGGCGGCTCCTTTCGGACGACAAGTCGAACATCATCATCTACGTCGCGGGGCACGGCGCGAAGTCGTTCTTCAAGTTTCAGGACACGGAGTTTCTGAGCTCATCGGACATTTCGGAGACGCTGATGATgatgcaccagcagcggcggtacgGTCGCATTGTTTTCTTGGCTGATACATGCCATGCGATTGCGCTGTGCGAGCATGTGGAGGCGCCGAACGTTTTATGTCTCGCCGCCTCGGATGCCGAGTCGGAGAGCTACTCGTGCCAGTACGACGAACAGCTTGGTACGCATATGGTTTCCTTTTGGATGAATGAGATGTACTCGTTGCTGAACGGCACGAGCTGCAGCAACCCGCTCACTCGCCGCATCGGCAACGATGCAGTGTCGGTGCTGCATCAATCGTGGTACAACTTCAATTATCACCCCTACCGAGTGGAGGCGAGTCGAAACCGCTCGAAGCCAGCgcaccgcgacgccgtgAACGACCCGACTGCTCTGAGAGAGTGGATTGTAGCCGACTTTGTGTGCGGCCgggtgccggcagcggtgccagTGGGCGTTCGCTACGACCTCGAGTAG